A window from Schistocerca gregaria isolate iqSchGreg1 chromosome 8, iqSchGreg1.2, whole genome shotgun sequence encodes these proteins:
- the LOC126284761 gene encoding gamma-secretase subunit pen-2 isoform X1 translates to MSMVLQRTLKFWKSVVHLKGDSALNAYSALSQVFDIPTSDKRKTWKKFGGIRSALLLVDSIVTGFAFLPFLWCINAIWFFPEAFKRPEYEEQKPIKKYVILSAIGAIIWTIILVSWIVMFQTHRAEWGATADYMSFIIPTGVP, encoded by the exons GACCCTCAAGTTCTGGAAAAGTGTAGTACACCTTAAAGGAGATAGTGCACTGAATGCTTATTCTGCCCTGTCTCAAGTGTTTGATATCCCTACATCAGacaaaaggaagacatggaagaaattcggaggcatcagATCAGCTTTGTTACTGGTTGATTCAATTGTGA CGGGTTTTGCATTTTTGCCATTTCTGTGGTGCATAAATGCTATATGGTTTTTTCCGGAAGCATTCAAACGACCCGAGTATGAAGAGCAAAAGCCTATCAAGAAAT ATGTGATTTTGTCTGCGATTGGAGCTATTATTTGGACTATAATTCTGGTGTCGTGGATTGTCATGTTTCAAACacacagagcagaatggggagctacaGCTGATTACATGTCTTTCATTATACCAACTGGAGTCCCATAA